From one Ursus arctos isolate Adak ecotype North America unplaced genomic scaffold, UrsArc2.0 scaffold_26, whole genome shotgun sequence genomic stretch:
- the WNK1 gene encoding serine/threonine-protein kinase WNK1 isoform X22 codes for MDFTKKDFCSVFVIINSHCCCCPQKDCVNEGVKPASFDKVAIPEVKEIIEGCIRQNKDERYSIKDLLNHAFFQEETGVRVELAEEDDGEKIAIKLWLRIEDIKKLKGKYKDNEAIEFSFDLERDVPEDVAQEMVESGYVCEGDHKTMAKAIKDRVSLIKRKREQRQLVREEQEKRKQEESSLKQQVEQQSSTSQAGVKQMPSASTGMPTASTTSASVSTQVEPEEPEADQHQQLQYQQTSISVLSDGTVDSGQGSSVFTESRVSSQQTVSYGSQHEQAHSTGTLPGHTASVVQAQSQPHGVYPPSSVAQGQSQGQPSSSSLTGVPSSLPIQHPQQQGVQQTAPPQQTVQYSLPQTSASSEAPTTQPVSQSQAPQVLPQVTAGKQLPVSQPVPTIQGEPQIPVATQPSVVPVHSGAHFLPMGQPLSTSLLPQYPVSQIPISTPHVSAAQTGFSSLPITMAAGVNQPLLTLASSATAPGIPGGPTVVPSQLPTLLQPVTQLPSQVHPQLLQPAVQSMGIPANLGQAAEVPLPSGDVLYQGFPPRLPPQYPGDSNIAPSSSVASICIPSTALSPPMPTEALATPGYFPTMVQPFVESNLLVPVGSIGGQVQVSQPAVSLAQQAPTTSSQQAALESTQGVSQVAPPEPVPVAQAQPTTLVSSIDSAHSDVASGMSDGNENVPSSSGRHEGRTTKRHYRKSVRSRSRHEKTSRPKLRILNVSNKGDRVVECQLETHNRKMVTFKFDLDGDNPEEIATIMVNNDFILAMERESFVDQVREIIEKADEMLSEDVSVEPEGEQGLESLQGKDDYGFAGSRKLEGEFKQPIPASSMPQQIGVPTSSLTQVVHSAGRRFIVSPVPESRLRESKVFTSEISDTVAASTSHGAGMNLSHSASSLSLQQAFSELRHGQMTEGPNTAPPNFSHTGPTFPVVPPSMSSIAGVPTTGAAATPSVSVPATSSPLNDISTSVIQSEIPVPTETGIGGVATGTGVIPSGGLPVPPVSESPIFSTVVSSITVPSVVSMSATSQPVQAPTPGSAVSSIGTLPSIPVSTALAPAAGSAAAPAAKPPPVPSQQAAGSTAGAATLTSVPVTIPFPSVASQPSLQLSSSTSAPTLAETVVVSAHSLDKTSHSSTTGLALALSASSSSSPGAGLSSSISQPGGVHPLVTPSAIASTPALPQAAGPTSTPLLPQVSSIPPLVQPVASVPAVQQTLIHSQPQPALLPNQPHTHCPEIDADSQPKAPGIDDIKTLEEKLRSLFSEHSSSGAQHASVSLETSLVGETTVTPGIPTTAVAPSKLMTSTTSTCLPPTSLPLGTTGLSAMPVVTPGQVSTPVSYVSAPVSTTPGVKAGTAPSKPPLTKAPVLPVGTELPAGTPPSEQLPPFPGPSLTQSQQPLEDLDAQLRRTLSPETIAVTSTVGPMSVVAPTAVTEAGAQPQKDVSQIVEGPVLATSSGTGVFKMGRFQVSVATDDVQKEGKNKSEDTKSVHFESSTSESSVLSSSSPESTVVKTEPNGITVHGISSDMPDSAHKTPASEAKSETGQPTRVGRFQVTTTANKVGRFSVSRTEDKITEAKKEGPAASPPFMDLEQGVLPAVIPKKEKPELSEPSHLNGPSSDLEAAFLSRDVDDGSGSPHSPHQLSSKSLPVQNLSQSLSNSFNSSYMSSDNESDIEDEDLKLELRRLREKHLKEIQDLQCRQKHEIESLYTKLGKVPPAVIIPPAAPLSGRRRRPTKSKGSKSSRSSSLGNKSPQLSGNLSGQSTTSVLHPQQTLHPPGNIPETGQNQLLQPLKPSPSSDNLYSAFTSDGAISVPSLSAPGQGTSSTNTVGGTVNSQAAQAQPPAMTSSRKGTFTDDLHKLVDNWARDAMNLSGRRGSKGHMNYEGPGMARKFSAPGQLCISMTSNLGGSAPISAASATSLGHFTKSMCPPQQYGFPPPPFGTQWSGTGGPAPQPLGQFQPVGTASLQNFNISNLQKSISNPPGSNLRTT; via the exons gGAGTGAAGCCAGCCAGTTTTGACAAAGTAGCAATTCCTGAAGTGAAGGAAATTATTGAAGGATGCATACGGCAAAACAAAGATGAAAG ATATTCTATCAAAGACCTTTTGAACCATGCCTTCTTCCAGGAGGAAACAGGGGTACGGGTAGAATTAGCCGAAGAAGACGATGGAGAAAAGATAGCCATTAAATTATGGCTACGTATTgaagatattaagaaattaaagggaaaatacaaagaCAATGAAGCTATTGAATTTTCCTTTGACTTGGAAAGAGATGTGCCAGAAGATGTTGCTCAAGAAATG GTAGAGTCTGGATATGTCTGTGAAGGTGATCACAAGACCATGGCAAAAGCCATCAAAGATAGAGTGTCATTAATTAAGAGAAAACGAGAACAGCGACAGTTGGTGCGGGaggagcaagaaaaaagaaagcaggaagagagCAGTCTCAAACAGCAGGTAGAACAACAATCAAGTACTTCCCAGGCAGGAGTCAAACAGATGCCATCCGCCAGCACTGGCATGCCTACTGCTTCTACCACTTCAGCTTCAGTTTCTACGCAAGTAGAACCTGAAGAACCTGAGGCAGACCAACATCAACAACTACAGTACCAACAAACTAGTATATCTGTGTTGT cTGATGGGACGGTTGACAGTGGTCAAGGATCTTCTGTCTTCACAGAATCTCGAGTGAGCAGCCAACAGACAGTTTCATATGGGTCCCAGCATGAACAGGCACATTCTACTGGCACACTCCCAGGGCATACAGCTTCTGTTGTCCAAGCACAATCTCAGCCCCATGGGGTCTATCCACCCTCAAGTGTG GCACAGGGGCAAAGCCAGGGTCAACCATCCTCAAGTAGCTTAACAGGAGTTCCATCTTCCCTACCCATACAACATCCTCAGCAG CAGGGAGTACAGCAGACAGCCCCTCCTCAACAGACAGTGCAGTATTCACTTCCACAGACATCGGCCTCCAGTGAGGCCCCTACTACACAACCAGTCAGTCAGTCTCAAGCTCCACAGGTCTTGCCTCAAGTAACAGCTGGAAAACAG CTTCCAGTTTCCCAGCCAGTACCAACTATCCAAGGCGAACCTCAGATCCCAGTTGCGACACAACCCTCAGTTGTTCCAGTCCACTCTGGTGCTCATTTCCTCCCTATGGGACAGCCACTCTCTACTTCCTTACTCCCTCAGTACCCTGTCTCTCAGATTCCCATATCAACTCCTCATGTGTCTGCGGCTCAGACAGGTTTCTCATCCCTTCCCATTACTATGGCAGCTGGCGTTAATCAGCCTCTGCTCACCTTGGCTTCATCTGCTACAGCACCTGGGATCCCAGGGGGACCAACTGTGGTTCCTAGTCAGCTTCCAACCCTTCTGCAGCCTGTGACTCAGCTGCCAAGTCAGGTTCACCCACAACTTCTGCAACCAGCAGTTCAGTCCATGGGAATACCAGCTAACCTTGGACAAGCTGCTGAGGTTCCACTTCCCTCTGGAGATGTTCTGTACCAG GGCTTTCCACCTCGACTGCCACCACAATACCCAGGAGATTCAAATATTGCTCCCTCTTCCAGCGTGGCTTCTATTTGCATCCCTTCTACAGCCCTATCCCCTCCCATGCCGACAGAAGCACTGGCTACACCGGGTTACTTTCCTACAATGGTGCAGCCTTTTGTGGAATCGAACCTTTTGGTTCCTGTGGGCAGTATAGGAGGACAGGTTCAAGTATCCCAGCCAGCAGTGAGTTTAGCACAACAAGCCCCCACTACATCCTCCCAGCAAGCAGCTCTGGAG AGTACTCAGGGAGTCTCTCAAGTTGCTCCTCCAGAGCCAGTTCCAGTGGCACAGGCACAGCCTACCACTTTGGTCTCTTCTATAGATAG tgcaCATTCAGATGTTGCTTCAGGAATGAGTGATGGCAATGAGAATGTCCCATCATCCAGTGGAAGGCATGAAGGGAGAACTACAAAACGGCATTATCGAAAATCTGTGAGAAGTCGCTCTCGTCATGAAAAGACTTCACGtccaaaattaagaattttgaat gtttcaAATAAAGGAGACCGGGTAGTGGAATGTCAGTTAGAGACTCATAATCGGAAAATGGTTACATTCAAATTCGATTTAGATGGTGACAATCCTGAGGAGATAGCAACAATTATG GTGAACAATGACTTTATTCTAGCAATGGAGAGAGAGTCATTTGTGGATCAAGTACGAGAAATTATTGAAAAAGCTGATGAAATGCTCAGTGAGGATGTCAGTGTGGAACCAGAGGGTGAACAGGGATTGGAGAGTCTGCAGGGAAAGGATGACTATGGCTTTGCAGGTTCTCGA AAATTGGAAGGAGAGTTCAAACAACCAATTCCCGCATCTTCCATGCCACAGCAAATAG GCGTTCCTACCAGTTCTTTAACTCAAGTTGTTCATTCTGCTGGAAGACGGTTTATAGTGAGTCCTGTGCCAGAAAGTCGATTACGAGAATCAAAAGTTTTCACTAGTGAAATATCAGATACAG TTGCTGCCTCTACTTCTCACGGCGCTGGAATGAACTTGTCTCACTCTGCTTCATCCCTTAGCCTACAGCAGGCCTTTTCTGAACTTAGACATGGCCAGATGACAGAAGGGCCCAACACGGCACCTCCCAACTTCAGTCACACAGGACCAACGTTTCCAGTAGTCCCTCCTTCCATGAGTAGCATTGCTGGAGTCCCAACCACAGGAGCAGCCGCCACACCTTCAGTATCAGTCCCTGCAACTAGCAGCCCTCTTAATGACATTTCCACATCAGTAATTCAGTCTGAGATTCCAGTGCCCACTGAGACAGGGATTGGTGGAGTTGCCACCGGCACAGGTGTGATACCCTCAGGTGGTCTCCCTGTACCACCTGTATCTGAATCACCAATATTTTCCACTGTGGTTTCAAGCATCACAGTACCCTCCGTTGTCTCGATGTCAGCAACATCCCAGCCAGTTCAGGCTCCCACACCTGGGAGCGCTGTTTCTAGCATAGGCACTTTGCCCTCTATACCAGTTTCAACAGCTTTAGCCCCTGCAGCGGGCAGTGCTGCTGCCCCGGCTGCTAAGCCTCCACCTGTACCATCTCAGCAGGCGGCAGGCAGCACTGCTGGGGCAGCCACGTTAACATCTGTTCCTGTCACCATTCCATTCCCAAGCGTAGCTTCACAGCCCTCTCTGCAGCTTAGCAGTAGCACCTCTGCTCCAACTCTAGCTGAAACAGTGGTGGTCAGTGCACACTCGCTAGATAAAACATCTCATAGCAGTACAACTGGATTGGCGTTGGCCCTCTCCGCAtcatcttcttcctcccctggAGCAGGATTATCTAGTTCTATTTCTCAGCCCGGTGGGGTGCATCCTTTGGTCACCCCATCAGCTATAGCTTCTACTCCTGCCCTTCCTCAAGCAGCAGGACCTACTTCCACACCTTTATTGCCCCAAGTATCTAGTATCCCACCCTTGGTACAACCTGTTGCCAGTGTGCCTGCCGTGCAGCAGACACTAATTCATAGTCAGCCTCAACCAGCTTTGCTTCCCAACCAGCCCCACACTCACTGTCCTGAAATAGATGCTGACTCACAGCCCAAAGCTCCTGGAATTGATGACATAAAGACTCTAGAGGAAAAGCTGCGGTCTCTCTTCAGTGAACACAGCTCATCTGGAGCCCAGCATGCGTCTGTCTCACTGGAGACGTCACTGGTAGGAGAGACCACTGTCACCCCAGGAATCCCAACCACTGCTGTTGCACCAAGCAAGCTCATGACTTCCACTACAAGTACATGCTTACCACCAACCAGTTTGCCATTAGGTACAACTGGTTTGTCAGCTATGCCAGTGGTCACACCTGGGCAGGTTTCTACCCCAGTCAGCTATGTGTCAGCCCCAGTCAGCACTACACCAGGAGTGAAAGCTGGAACTGCTCCATCAAAGCCACCTTTAACTAAAGCTCCA GTGCTGCCAGTGGGTACTGAACTTCCAGCTGGTACTCCACCCAGCGAGCAGCTGCCACCTTTTCCAGGACCTTCACTAACTCAG TCCCAGCAACCTCTGGAAGATCTTGATGCTCAGTTGAGAAGAACACTTAGTCCAGAGACTATTGCAGTGACATCCACAGTTGGT CCTATGTCCGTGGTGGCTCCGACAGCAGTTACGGAAGCAGGAGCACAGCCTCAGAAGGATG TTTCTCAGATCGTAGAAGGTCCTGTCCTAGCAACTAGTTCAGGAACTGGTGTTTTTAAGATGGGACGATTTCAG GTTTCAGTTGCAACGGATGATGTCCAAAAAGAGGGTAAAAATAAGTCAGAAGATACAAAGTCTGTTCATTTTGAATCCAGTACTTCAGAGTCCTCAGTGCTATCAAGTAGTAGTCCAGAAAGTACCGTGGTGAAGACAGAGCCTAATGGGATAACCGTCCACGGCATTTCATCAGATATGCCAGATAGTGCCCACAAAACTCCGGCCTCAGAAGCAAAGTCAGAAACTGGGCAGCCCACCAGGGTAGGACGTTTTCAGGTGACAACTACAGCAAACAAAGTAGGTCGCTTCTCTGTATCAAGAACTGAAGACAAGATCACTGAGGCAAAGAAAGAGGGACCAGCAGCATCTCCTCCTTTTATGGATTTGGAACAAGGTGTTCTCCCTGCTGTGataccaaagaaagaaaagcctgaaCTGTCAGAGCCTTCGCATCTGAATGGTCCATCTTCTGACCTGGAGGCCGCCTTCCTTAGCAGGGATGTGGATGATGGTTCAGGTAGTCCACACTCCCCCCATCAGCTGAGCTCCAAGAGCCTGCCTGTCCAGAATCTAAGTCAAAGCCTTAGTAATTCATTCAACTCCTCTTACATGAGTAGTGACAATGAATCAGATATCGAAGATGAAGATTTAAAATTAGAGCTGCGAAGACTACGAGAAAA ACATCTTAAAGAGATTCAAGATCTGCAGTGTCGCCAGAAGCATGAAATTGAATCTTTGTATACCAAACTGGGAAAGGTTCCCCCTGCTGTCATTATTCCCCCAGCTGCCCCCCTTTCAGGGAGAAGAAGGCGACCCACTAAAAGCAAAGGCAGCAAATCTAGTCGCAGCAGTTCCTTGGGGAATAAAAGCCCCCAGCTTTCAG GTAACCTGTCTGGTCAGAGTACCACTTCAGTTTTGCACCCCCAGCAGACCCTCCACCCTCCTGGCAACATCCCAGAGACTGGGCAGAATCAGCTGTTACAGCCCCTTAAGCCATCTCCCTCCAGTGACAACCTCTATTCAGCCTTTACCAGTGACGGTGCCATTTCAGTACCAAGCCTTTCTGCTCCAGGTCAAG